CGTATCGTGTGACAGGTGCAATGTGCCGTCAATACGGGCATAAAGCGACTGGCCCGTGCTGTTGACGATGAATGTACTTTCAGGGCCCGCTGCCGCTGCCTGAGCAAGATCGGTCTGCTTGGCCGTGATAAACCAGATGCCTTGTTCGGGGTGATCGTCATCGACGTAATGGCTCATAGGAACAGCGCGCGCCGCGCCAGCAGATAGCATGCCAACGCGGGCGTCTTCCAAGCGGTCCCAGAATTCTTCTTTGATGTTGTCTGTCATGGTTTCGGTGTCCTTTGTCATCTTGTTATCGGGTGAACACATGACGGTGCTTGCGGGTTCCGGCACGCACGCAGTTGACGAAATGTAATCTGTCGGCTTTAATATGAACAACTGTTCAATAAATCCAAATTTGGGGAGCGACCCTATGTTCACCGCAAGCATGAAATTCAGTCTGGGCGAAGATATCGAGGCGATGCGAGAGATGGTGCATCGCTGGGCGCAGGAGCGGGTCAAACCGATGGCCGCCGATATCGACACATCCAATGAGTTCCCGTCCGAGCTTTGGACCGAGATGGGCGAGCTGGGTCTGCTGGGCATGACCGTTGATGAAGAATACGGCGGCTCCGGCATGGGGTATCTGGCGCACACTGTCGCTGTTGAGGAAATCGCCCGCGCTTCTGCGTCGGTGTCGCTTTCTTATGGTGCGCATTCTAATCTGTGTGTGAACCAGATCAGCCTGAACGGAACCGATGAACAGCGCGCGCAATTCCTGCCCAAGCTGTGTTCGGGCGAGCATGTAGGCGCATTGGCCATGTCCGAGCCTTCAGCGGGGAGCGACGTGGTGTCGATGAAACTACGTGCCGAAAAGCGCAACGACCACTATCGGCTGTCAGGCAACAAATACTGGATCACCAATGGGCCTGATGCGCAGACGCTTGTTGTCTATGCGAAAACGGACCCGGATGCAGGGTCAAAGGGGATCACAGCCTTCCTGATCGACAAGGACATGAAGGGTTTCAGCACCTCTCCGCATTTCGACAAGCTTGGCATGCGTGGATCAAACACAGCCGAGCTTATTTTTGATGACGTAGAAGTGCCTTTTGAAAACGTATTGGGCGAAGAGGGGCGCGGCGTGCGCGTTTTGATGTCGGGCCTTGATTACGAACGTGTGGTACTTGCAGGCATCGGCCTTGGGATCATGGCCAACTGTCTGGACGAGATCATGCCCTATATGGCCGAACGCAAACAATTCGGGCAACCGGTCGGGAACTTCCAGCTGATGCAGGGCAAGATGGCCGACATGTACACAGCGATGAATTCGGCACGCGGGTATGTCTATGCCGTGGCGCAGGCGTGTGATCGTGGCGATGTGACCCGTCAGGACGCGGCGGCCTGTTGCCTTTATGCGTCCGAGCAGGCGATGGTGCAGGCGCATCAGGCGGTGCAGGCCATGGGCGGTGCGGGATACCTCAGCGACAACCCTGTTGGCCGGATCTTCCGTGACGCAAAACTGATGGAGATCGGGGCAGGTACATCCGAAATCCGCCGCATGCTGGTGGGACGCGAGATGATGGCGGCGATGGCCTGAGCCATGCCGCGTTGGGTATGGTGGATGCCGGTGGTGGTGTTGACTGTGGTTGCGGGGCTCATGGTCTACCGCGCAGGGTATATTGCGGCGAGTATCACCGAGACAGATGTGATCAACCACTATGCTGCTTTATACG
The Sulfitobacter noctilucicola genome window above contains:
- a CDS encoding isovaleryl-CoA dehydrogenase produces the protein MFTASMKFSLGEDIEAMREMVHRWAQERVKPMAADIDTSNEFPSELWTEMGELGLLGMTVDEEYGGSGMGYLAHTVAVEEIARASASVSLSYGAHSNLCVNQISLNGTDEQRAQFLPKLCSGEHVGALAMSEPSAGSDVVSMKLRAEKRNDHYRLSGNKYWITNGPDAQTLVVYAKTDPDAGSKGITAFLIDKDMKGFSTSPHFDKLGMRGSNTAELIFDDVEVPFENVLGEEGRGVRVLMSGLDYERVVLAGIGLGIMANCLDEIMPYMAERKQFGQPVGNFQLMQGKMADMYTAMNSARGYVYAVAQACDRGDVTRQDAAACCLYASEQAMVQAHQAVQAMGGAGYLSDNPVGRIFRDAKLMEIGAGTSEIRRMLVGREMMAAMA
- a CDS encoding pyridoxamine 5'-phosphate oxidase family protein: MTDNIKEEFWDRLEDARVGMLSAGAARAVPMSHYVDDDHPEQGIWFITAKQTDLAQAAAAGPESTFIVNSTGQSLYARIDGTLHLSHDTAQLDRLWNFVADAWFEGGKQDPDVQLLNFKPTTAEIWVTGGSMKFLYEVAKANLTDSKPDMGEHKVISF